In Dehalococcoidia bacterium, one DNA window encodes the following:
- a CDS encoding glycoside hydrolase family 31 protein encodes MVRAKNKIAELIDHHVPIFADPAREYDYAACYRRYRRTRDGVRFYLVTKEGRELVLDIACVTADIFRVRAYPPGKEPPLTSPMLVEKKRAAPQVEVRAEPGKAVMATPSVELRVVRQPFHFGLFDTAGRRLFVHQIGDRSFLDLVAFPLGYSTDERGRVAFHEAFELEPDEHLFGLGQQYGSPDKRGQRIVSWSREVGGTNTTNLTYHNTPFFWSSRGYGVFLHHSSRAVYELGFPSIVTGAFRVDDPYLDYFLIYGPQPKQILARYGELTGLAPAPPLWSFGVWMSRCMYMDRKQVEEVVETARALGMPLDVIHVDPRWLRNRKHHQRDACDFEWDEEAFPDPEGFVRWLAERGVKLSLWENPYVWKDSEMYREGVEKGYFALAPDGSPAPSLENPPETENVVTDFTNPEAARWWQEKHRPYLRMGVALFKSDYGEGVPEDARFSDGRTGAQVHNIYPLLYNRAVFEVIREERGDEAMVWARSGYAGSQRYPVHWVGDTQCTWGGMAGALAGGLSLSMSGVPFWSHDIGGFTNPDRFRRPPVDLYIRWAQWGLLSSHSRFHGIQEREPWYYGERAVEIVREFARLRYRLLPYLWACAQEASRSLAPVVRPTYLEFPDDPLTASLQLQYMLGPWLLVAPVFNGEGRCRVYLPAGRWWDFWSGETIDGPRSLDLTVPLERIPIFVRQDSILPFAPEQEFVGQRPCDSLRLDVRLASRGALDVQMPEGRVRVRARRTRERVRLDLAASGQRLEIRLIEPKGLREVAFAGDAEKPRRRRTRNGTLIEMRLNGRAAVDARL; translated from the coding sequence ATGGTTCGGGCGAAAAACAAGATAGCGGAGCTTATCGATCACCACGTCCCCATCTTCGCCGACCCCGCGCGCGAGTACGACTACGCCGCTTGCTACCGACGTTACCGCCGCACGAGGGACGGCGTCCGGTTCTACCTGGTGACGAAGGAAGGCCGCGAACTCGTCCTCGACATCGCGTGCGTCACGGCGGACATCTTCAGGGTGCGCGCCTACCCGCCGGGAAAGGAGCCGCCCCTCACGTCGCCAATGCTCGTCGAGAAGAAGCGGGCGGCGCCGCAGGTCGAGGTGCGCGCGGAGCCGGGCAAGGCGGTGATGGCGACGCCGTCCGTCGAGTTGCGCGTGGTGCGGCAGCCGTTCCACTTCGGCCTGTTCGATACGGCGGGGCGCAGGCTCTTCGTCCACCAGATCGGCGACAGGTCGTTCCTCGATCTGGTCGCTTTTCCGCTCGGCTACTCGACGGACGAGCGCGGCCGCGTCGCCTTCCACGAAGCGTTCGAGCTGGAACCGGACGAGCATCTCTTCGGGCTGGGGCAGCAGTACGGCTCCCCAGACAAGCGAGGGCAGCGCATCGTCTCCTGGTCGCGGGAGGTCGGCGGCACAAACACGACGAACCTGACGTACCACAATACGCCCTTCTTCTGGAGCAGCCGCGGCTACGGCGTCTTCCTCCACCACAGCAGCCGCGCCGTCTACGAGCTCGGCTTCCCGTCTATCGTCACCGGCGCCTTCCGCGTCGACGACCCCTATCTGGACTATTTCCTCATCTACGGCCCGCAGCCCAAGCAGATACTCGCCCGCTACGGCGAACTGACGGGCCTCGCGCCCGCGCCGCCGCTGTGGTCGTTCGGAGTGTGGATGTCGCGCTGCATGTACATGGACCGCAAGCAGGTGGAGGAGGTCGTGGAGACGGCGCGCGCGCTCGGCATGCCGCTGGACGTGATACACGTCGACCCCCGCTGGCTGCGGAATCGAAAACACCACCAGCGCGATGCCTGCGACTTCGAGTGGGACGAGGAGGCGTTCCCCGACCCCGAAGGCTTCGTGCGCTGGCTCGCGGAACGGGGGGTGAAGCTGTCGCTGTGGGAGAACCCGTACGTCTGGAAGGACAGCGAGATGTACCGCGAGGGCGTCGAGAAGGGGTACTTCGCGCTCGCGCCTGACGGCAGTCCCGCGCCGTCGCTGGAGAACCCGCCCGAAACCGAGAACGTCGTCACCGACTTCACCAACCCGGAGGCCGCGCGCTGGTGGCAGGAGAAGCACCGGCCCTACCTGCGCATGGGCGTCGCGCTGTTCAAGAGCGACTACGGCGAGGGCGTGCCCGAAGACGCCCGCTTCTCCGACGGACGCACGGGCGCGCAGGTGCACAACATCTACCCGCTCCTCTACAACCGCGCCGTCTTCGAAGTGATACGCGAAGAGCGCGGCGACGAGGCAATGGTGTGGGCGCGCTCCGGCTATGCGGGGTCGCAGCGCTACCCCGTCCACTGGGTGGGCGACACGCAATGCACATGGGGCGGCATGGCGGGCGCGCTCGCGGGCGGGCTCAGTTTGAGCATGTCGGGGGTGCCGTTCTGGTCGCACGACATCGGCGGCTTTACGAACCCCGACCGCTTTCGCCGGCCGCCCGTCGATTTGTACATACGCTGGGCGCAATGGGGACTGCTCTCGTCGCACAGCCGCTTTCACGGCATCCAGGAGCGCGAGCCCTGGTACTACGGCGAGAGGGCGGTCGAGATCGTGCGCGAGTTCGCCCGATTGCGCTACCGGCTTCTTCCCTACCTGTGGGCGTGCGCGCAGGAGGCGAGCCGCAGCCTGGCCCCCGTCGTGCGGCCCACGTACCTCGAGTTCCCCGACGATCCGCTCACGGCGTCGCTGCAGCTCCAGTATATGCTTGGGCCGTGGCTGCTGGTGGCGCCCGTGTTCAACGGTGAGGGGCGTTGCCGCGTGTATCTGCCGGCGGGCCGCTGGTGGGACTTCTGGAGCGGCGAGACGATCGACGGCCCGCGCAGTCTTGACCTCACCGTTCCGCTGGAGCGCATCCCGATCTTCGTGCGGCAGGACTCGATACTGCCGTTCGCGCCGGAGCAGGAGTTCGTGGGCCAGCGCCCCTGCGACTCCCTGCGGCTCGACGTCCGGCTGGCGTCTCGAGGCGCGCTGGATGTACAGATGCCGGAGGGCAGGGTCCGCGTGCGGGCGCGGCGGACGCGCGAACGGGTGCGGCTCGACCTCGCGGCATCGGGGCAGCGGCTGGAGATACGGTTGATCGAGCCGAAAGGGCTGCGCGAGGTCGCGTTCGCGGGCGACGCCGAGAAGCCGCGCCGGCGCCGGACGCGAAACGGGACGCTCATCGAGATGCGGCTCAACGGACGGGCCGCCGTCGATGCGCGTCTGTAG
- a CDS encoding glycoside hydrolase family 38 C-terminal domain-containing protein — translation MAKEAGSGRWETRRRSSRQSSIAAPAAAGTPVGPLSPGAKWQLVVVSHTHWDREWYFPFQNFRVRLVGLMDHLLDLLERDPDFKHFTLDGQTILLEDYLAIRPDRRDNVARFVRDGRLIIGPWYVPPDEYLAGGEALIRNLLRGIRLAREFGGAMMVGYSPDAFGHIAYLPALLRGFGIEDAAIWRGAGDDLEKTEFFWQAPDGSEVLTLHLPMGYGFAPLLPDNEVSLAATLKDFRRRLEPRATTPYLVIMNGVDHIMPQPNLPRVVAVANSFLEDAEMRQGTLPLILSKVREFMRGREGEWPRYRGEFRSSRRSHILPGTLSARMWIKQRNQQCEDRLTRWAEPFSTWASLLRARLGSDWVEPAIPPGPHTYYPSDLPATAGLLREAWKYLLENHDHDAICGCSVDAVHRETAARFDACEQIGEDLTRHALESIAAQTPSEGGQSVVVFNPSEEARTDFVSFRWRQRDGREPHATADEDGSETPCQVIERPPRQYVMTSAEPPPRLEVGFVARDVPPLGYKTFRLLRGERSRRQRPPADVRSIENEFFRVEAARDGLVTVIDKENGRVFEGLNRFVDGGDRGDEYAYWAPSRDTIVDAPSRAPTIRVAESGPARFTLQIDQVYSLPVSLARGRERRSVRTVGCRIKTLVRLYPGVRRVEFRTEVDNAARDHRLRVHFPTGVAADVAAAEQHFGVIARPLALPEADETWLEQPVGTYPQKSFVDVSDGERGVMLANRGLPEYEVLPGADGATIALTLLRCVGWLCRADMTTRRGLAGPPFLQTPDAQCPGRHTFDYALIPHIGGWQEALAEARGFALPMQARPAAGQRTLPPRGSLLEVSPSTVRLSAVKFAEDGSGVVVRLYNVDDRPVRARVRFNEPYERVECVTLDERPLGAAPVRNGRVELRLKPSEIVSLLFRVKLWRQAPSSRRRSRSTAAGAHRRR, via the coding sequence ATGGCTAAAGAGGCCGGGTCGGGGCGCTGGGAGACGAGACGCCGCAGCAGCCGACAATCATCGATTGCCGCTCCCGCCGCCGCCGGAACACCCGTCGGGCCGCTGTCGCCGGGCGCGAAGTGGCAGCTCGTCGTCGTCTCGCACACCCACTGGGACCGCGAATGGTATTTCCCGTTCCAGAACTTCCGCGTCCGCCTCGTCGGCCTGATGGACCATCTGCTCGACTTGCTTGAGCGCGATCCCGATTTCAAGCACTTCACGCTTGACGGGCAGACCATCCTCCTCGAAGACTATCTCGCCATACGGCCCGACCGCCGTGACAACGTGGCCCGGTTTGTGCGCGACGGCCGGCTAATTATCGGCCCCTGGTACGTCCCACCCGACGAATACCTGGCGGGCGGCGAAGCGCTCATCCGCAATCTCCTGCGGGGGATCCGCCTGGCGCGCGAGTTCGGCGGCGCGATGATGGTAGGCTACTCGCCTGACGCCTTCGGGCACATCGCTTACCTGCCGGCGCTCCTGCGCGGCTTCGGGATCGAGGACGCCGCTATCTGGCGGGGCGCCGGCGACGACCTGGAGAAGACGGAGTTTTTCTGGCAGGCACCGGACGGCAGCGAGGTGCTGACGCTCCACTTGCCGATGGGCTACGGCTTCGCCCCTCTATTGCCCGACAACGAGGTCTCGCTGGCGGCGACGCTCAAGGACTTTCGCCGGCGCCTCGAGCCGCGGGCGACCACGCCCTATCTCGTCATCATGAACGGGGTCGACCACATCATGCCGCAGCCCAACTTGCCTCGGGTCGTCGCCGTAGCCAACTCGTTCCTCGAAGACGCAGAGATGAGGCAAGGCACCCTGCCGCTGATCCTCAGCAAGGTGCGCGAGTTCATGCGCGGTCGCGAGGGAGAGTGGCCGCGGTATCGCGGCGAGTTCCGCAGCAGCCGCCGCTCGCACATTCTGCCCGGAACCCTCTCCGCGCGGATGTGGATCAAGCAGCGCAATCAACAATGCGAGGACCGACTGACGCGCTGGGCGGAGCCCTTCTCCACATGGGCGAGCCTGCTCCGCGCCCGCCTGGGCAGCGATTGGGTCGAGCCGGCCATTCCTCCCGGGCCTCACACCTACTACCCTTCCGACCTGCCTGCCACGGCCGGCCTCCTGAGGGAGGCCTGGAAGTACTTGCTGGAGAACCACGACCACGACGCGATCTGCGGCTGCAGCGTCGACGCCGTCCACCGCGAGACGGCGGCCCGCTTCGACGCCTGCGAGCAGATCGGCGAGGACCTCACCCGCCATGCGCTGGAAAGCATTGCCGCGCAGACGCCCTCGGAAGGCGGTCAGAGCGTCGTCGTCTTCAACCCGTCGGAAGAGGCGCGCACCGACTTCGTGAGCTTCCGCTGGCGGCAGCGGGACGGCCGCGAGCCCCATGCAACCGCGGACGAAGACGGCAGCGAGACGCCGTGCCAGGTCATCGAGCGGCCGCCGCGACAGTACGTGATGACGAGCGCGGAGCCGCCGCCGCGGCTGGAGGTGGGCTTCGTGGCCCGCGATGTCCCGCCCCTCGGGTACAAGACGTTCCGTCTGCTGCGCGGCGAGCGGTCGCGCAGACAGCGTCCGCCCGCGGATGTGCGTTCGATTGAGAACGAGTTCTTCAGGGTAGAGGCGGCGCGCGACGGCCTCGTCACTGTTATCGACAAGGAGAACGGCCGCGTCTTCGAGGGGCTTAACCGCTTCGTCGACGGCGGCGACCGCGGCGACGAGTACGCTTACTGGGCGCCCTCGCGCGACACGATAGTGGACGCGCCTTCCCGCGCGCCAACGATACGAGTCGCGGAGTCCGGGCCCGCTCGCTTCACACTTCAGATCGACCAGGTGTACAGCCTCCCCGTCTCGCTTGCCCGCGGGCGCGAGCGGAGGTCGGTTCGGACGGTCGGGTGCCGGATCAAGACGCTGGTAAGACTATACCCCGGCGTCCGCCGCGTCGAGTTCCGGACGGAGGTCGACAACGCCGCGCGCGACCACCGTCTGCGGGTACACTTCCCGACAGGCGTGGCTGCCGACGTCGCGGCGGCGGAGCAGCACTTCGGCGTCATCGCCCGGCCACTGGCGCTGCCGGAAGCGGACGAGACGTGGCTGGAGCAGCCGGTGGGCACGTACCCGCAGAAATCGTTCGTGGACGTGAGCGACGGCGAGCGCGGGGTGATGCTGGCGAACCGCGGCCTGCCGGAGTATGAGGTGCTGCCCGGGGCGGACGGCGCGACCATCGCCCTCACGCTGCTGCGTTGCGTCGGCTGGCTCTGCCGCGCCGACATGACGACGAGACGCGGCCTCGCTGGGCCGCCGTTCCTTCAGACGCCGGACGCCCAGTGTCCGGGGCGCCACACGTTCGACTATGCGCTCATTCCCCACATCGGAGGCTGGCAGGAGGCGCTCGCAGAGGCGCGCGGCTTCGCGCTGCCGATGCAGGCGCGGCCCGCCGCCGGACAGCGAACGCTGCCGCCGCGGGGAAGCCTGCTGGAGGTGAGCCCGTCGACAGTCCGACTCTCGGCGGTGAAGTTCGCGGAGGACGGATCGGGCGTCGTTGTGCGCCTGTACAACGTCGACGACCGGCCGGTGAGGGCGCGCGTGCGCTTCAACGAGCCCTACGAGAGGGTCGAATGCGTCACCCTCGACGAGCGTCCGTTGGGCGCGGCGCCGGTGCGGAACGGACGGGTCGAGCTGCGGCTGAAGCCGAGCGAGATCGTTAGCCTGCTCTTCCGCGTGAAGCTGTGGCGCCAGGCGCCCAGCAGCCGCCGGCGAAGTCGTTCCACAGCGGCGGGTGCGCATAGGCGACGCTGA
- the glpK gene encoding glycerol kinase GlpK, with amino-acid sequence MSRYILALDQGTSSSRAVLFDDAGRPVADAGRAFPQIYPQPGWVEHDPEEIWRSQLGAARSAMASAGIAPGEVAAIGITNQRETTLVWERATGRPVYNAIVWQCRRTAAMCDEMRRRGLKPWVREKTGLVIDAYFSGTKLRWILDNVDGARQRAERGELAFGTVDSWLVYRLTGGAAHVTDATNASRTMLYNIRDRRWDDDLLRELDIPEPLLPRVCAGNAVVGETEPSLLGAAVPIAGIAGDQQAALVGQCCFEPGMAKNTYGTGSFLLLNSGGTPPLSQDLLTTVALQVDGRVDYALEGSIFITGAAVQWLRDGLGIIESASESEALAASVDSSEGVYVVPAFVGLGAPHWDPYARGAVLGITRGTTRAHITRATLESIAFQTRDVVEAMERESGIALGELRVDGGAARNDLLMQLQADILGRRVVRAAVLETTALGAAYLAGLGAGVWKGLEELAALWRADRAFEPRMGHDEREELYAGWKRALERAKGWARE; translated from the coding sequence GTGTCACGCTACATCCTCGCGCTTGACCAGGGGACCTCGAGCTCGCGCGCTGTCCTCTTCGACGACGCGGGACGTCCTGTCGCCGATGCCGGCCGCGCCTTCCCCCAGATCTACCCGCAGCCGGGATGGGTCGAGCACGACCCCGAGGAGATATGGCGCTCGCAACTGGGGGCGGCGCGAAGCGCGATGGCCTCCGCGGGCATCGCTCCCGGCGAGGTCGCCGCGATCGGCATCACTAACCAGCGGGAAACGACGCTCGTCTGGGAGCGCGCAACCGGCCGCCCCGTCTACAACGCCATCGTCTGGCAGTGCCGGCGCACGGCGGCGATGTGCGACGAGATGCGACGGCGCGGACTCAAGCCGTGGGTGCGCGAGAAGACGGGACTTGTCATCGACGCCTACTTCTCCGGCACCAAGCTGCGCTGGATCCTCGACAACGTTGATGGAGCCAGACAGCGGGCGGAACGCGGCGAACTCGCCTTCGGCACCGTCGATAGCTGGCTCGTGTACCGGCTGACGGGCGGCGCCGCCCACGTCACCGACGCCACGAACGCCTCCCGCACCATGCTCTACAATATCCGCGACCGGCGCTGGGACGACGACCTGCTCCGCGAGCTCGATATCCCGGAGCCGCTGCTGCCACGCGTCTGCGCGGGCAACGCCGTCGTCGGCGAGACGGAGCCCTCCCTCCTGGGCGCGGCAGTACCGATCGCGGGGATCGCCGGCGACCAGCAGGCGGCGCTCGTCGGCCAGTGCTGCTTCGAGCCCGGCATGGCGAAGAACACCTACGGCACCGGCTCCTTCCTCCTCCTCAACAGCGGCGGAACGCCTCCTCTTTCCCAGGACCTGCTGACCACCGTGGCCCTCCAGGTCGACGGCCGGGTTGATTACGCCCTCGAAGGCAGCATCTTCATCACCGGCGCGGCGGTGCAGTGGCTGCGGGACGGGCTGGGTATCATCGAGAGCGCCTCTGAGAGCGAGGCGCTCGCCGCGTCGGTCGATTCCAGCGAGGGGGTATACGTCGTGCCGGCGTTCGTCGGGCTGGGCGCGCCCCACTGGGACCCTTACGCCCGCGGCGCCGTCCTCGGCATTACGAGGGGAACCACGCGCGCCCACATCACCCGCGCCACACTGGAGTCGATCGCCTTCCAGACGCGCGACGTCGTCGAGGCGATGGAACGCGAGTCAGGCATCGCCCTCGGCGAGCTGCGGGTCGACGGCGGCGCCGCCCGCAACGATCTGCTGATGCAGCTCCAGGCCGACATCCTGGGGCGTCGCGTCGTGCGCGCCGCCGTGCTCGAGACGACGGCGCTGGGAGCCGCTTACCTCGCCGGGCTGGGCGCGGGCGTCTGGAAGGGGCTGGAGGAGCTCGCTGCGCTCTGGCGTGCCGACCGCGCCTTCGAGCCGCGCATGGGCCACGACGAGCGGGAGGAGCTGTACGCCGGCTGGAAGCGGGCGCTGGAACGGGCGAAGGGCTGGGCGCGGGAGTAG
- a CDS encoding malic enzyme-like NAD(P)-binding protein has protein sequence MPHRMLAVEGRVHRTGYTLTVRASYPNRVGMLGRITSAIGEAGGDIGAVDIVQSTQNMMVRDITFTAHDVDHGYQIIERIKAVEGVHIRSISDPVFLLHLGGKIEIANKAPVKTRGDLSAAYTPGVARICQAIHKEPLAVWSLTIKGNSVAVVTDGSAVLGLGDIGPEAALPVMEGKAMLFKEFGGVDAWPICLATNDTDEIVRAVKAIAPGFGGINLEDIAAPRCFEIEERLRAELDIPVFHDDQHGTAVVVLAGLINALKIVKKKFEDLRVVLLGVGAAGVACTRILQSMGVRDIVGVDRAGTLYKGRKEHMNEAKVWYAENTNPRRVKGSLSDAMEGADVFVGLSGPGLLTVDDIRKMNRDPIVFAMANPDPEIPPEEALPYVRVFATGRSDYPNQINNVLCFPGFFRGLLDTHASAVNEEMKIAAAQAIASTVSDRELHEEYIIPSVFNRSVARAVARAVADAAYRTGAAVRHRRSQQVHLWPAV, from the coding sequence ATGCCGCATCGGATGCTGGCGGTCGAAGGCCGGGTGCACAGAACGGGCTACACGCTAACGGTTCGTGCGTCCTACCCGAACAGGGTCGGCATGCTGGGGAGAATAACGTCGGCGATCGGCGAGGCGGGAGGCGACATCGGCGCCGTCGACATCGTCCAGTCGACCCAAAATATGATGGTGCGTGACATAACGTTCACCGCCCACGATGTCGACCACGGCTATCAGATCATCGAGCGGATCAAAGCCGTCGAGGGCGTGCACATACGGAGCATCTCCGATCCCGTCTTTCTCCTCCACCTCGGCGGGAAAATAGAAATAGCCAACAAGGCGCCGGTCAAGACCCGCGGCGACCTTTCGGCCGCGTACACGCCCGGCGTCGCCCGCATCTGCCAGGCGATCCACAAGGAGCCGCTCGCCGTCTGGAGCCTGACGATCAAAGGGAACAGCGTCGCCGTTGTGACCGACGGCAGCGCGGTGCTCGGCCTCGGCGACATCGGGCCGGAGGCTGCCCTCCCGGTGATGGAGGGCAAAGCGATGCTCTTCAAGGAGTTCGGCGGCGTCGACGCCTGGCCCATCTGTCTCGCCACTAACGATACCGACGAGATCGTGCGCGCCGTCAAGGCGATAGCGCCGGGCTTCGGCGGGATCAACCTCGAGGATATCGCCGCGCCGCGCTGCTTTGAAATCGAAGAGCGGCTTAGGGCGGAACTTGACATACCCGTCTTCCACGACGACCAGCACGGCACCGCCGTTGTCGTCCTCGCCGGACTCATTAACGCCCTGAAGATCGTGAAGAAGAAGTTCGAGGACTTGCGGGTAGTGCTCCTCGGCGTGGGAGCGGCGGGCGTCGCCTGCACGCGAATACTGCAATCGATGGGCGTGCGGGACATCGTCGGCGTCGACCGCGCGGGCACGCTCTACAAGGGGCGAAAGGAGCACATGAACGAGGCCAAGGTCTGGTACGCGGAAAACACAAACCCACGCCGCGTGAAAGGGAGCCTCAGCGATGCTATGGAGGGCGCCGACGTCTTTGTCGGGCTATCGGGGCCCGGCCTGCTGACGGTCGACGACATCAGGAAGATGAACCGCGACCCCATCGTTTTCGCGATGGCCAACCCCGACCCCGAGATACCGCCGGAGGAGGCGCTTCCTTACGTGCGCGTCTTTGCCACCGGCCGCTCCGACTACCCGAACCAGATAAACAACGTCCTCTGCTTCCCCGGCTTCTTCCGGGGGCTGCTGGACACGCACGCCAGCGCGGTCAACGAGGAGATGAAGATCGCAGCCGCGCAGGCGATAGCCTCAACGGTGTCGGACCGGGAGCTGCACGAGGAATACATCATTCCCAGCGTCTTCAACCGGTCGGTCGCGCGGGCGGTGGCGCGGGCCGTGGCCGACGCCGCGTATCGCACAGGTGCGGCGGTGCGGCACCGTCGGAGCCAGCAGGTGCACCTCTGGCCGGCGGTCTAG